GGCTGCATACTTGTTGGCTGTTATCGGCGGAAAGGAAGCCCCCGCTAATGCAGACCTTGAGAAAATTCTCAGCTCTGTCGGTATTGAGGTGGATACTGAACGTCTTTCAAAGGTGATTAAGGAACTCGATGGCAAAAGTATTGAAGATCTGATCAAGGAAGGACGTGAAAAGCTGTCTTCGATGCCAGTCGGCGGCGGTGCTGTATCTGCTGCTCCGTCCGCAGGCactccagcagctccagctggtGGGGACAAAAAAGAAGCTAGCAAAGATGAGAAGAAGGAAGATTCCGAGTCTGAGGATGACGACATGGGTTTCGCTCTCTTTGAGTAAACCGACATTGTTGGCATTCTCCCGAAAAGTCGTATATAAAGCAAAACACGTACAATATCATGAGGTtatatcacaaaaaataaaaatgcgtTGCGGTAcgtatattaatttattttttgttttgttaagcTGGCTGTAAATAGGTGTGATGAACCAAAAACTTCACCATCTTTCGACTGAAAAATCCATTGATGCTTGACAAGTTTTCACTGATCATATGCCGCCACTTTCAACAGTTTTATTGCTAAAAACTACTTGTTTTACACTCTTTTTAAAcccatttttttctttgtttcagAGCAGTCGCCATCTGAAATAAAGCTTTAATTTGCAGCTCGctattaaaaaatgtatttcataGCCCAGAAACATTTTGAATAGCTCAGTCATTTGAATCTTTATTTCCGTGAAATAAAATCTAAAGTGTTAAAACTTTGTATACAAAACTAAacctggtttttttttatttttctagCTTTTAAAATGGGTTAAATAGTAAGATGCAAAGTTATGTATGTTCTGtaatgtatatgtacataatattAAAATCTATGCGATATATTAATTAATGTTAAGAACACTTGTTgaattttgtattaattttatttggattTAACCCGTACATATAAGTACGATGACACTTTGCCCAATATTTGATTTCTTAAAACGGAAAATATCTAGATATGTATTTGTTAATGACGATATAGAGCTTTTCAAAgcggatatatgtatatagcgAAAGACGGCATTTAGTTATAACAGTATGCTAATGTATACTCTACATGGAAGAACATGTATATGGAATATTGACAGCCCCATTGACTCGATGTCCATTATTTTTATCCAgtcaattgatttatttattgataacgaattgaaaaaaattaatgatCCACTTCGCCCTTGAAAGAACATGTACATTCAGCGTTTTGTGCGTATTAATATTGAAGATGATCTACCCAGGCTTCTTTAAGCTTACGCATTTTGCATATGATCTTGTCAACAATACGGGTATGGTTAAGCTCAAGAACATTTTGCCGCATTTTGGGCCAAGGCATGTACGTTGATAAAACTTTCTGTCTCGCCGAATAGTCCATACACTTTCTTGTTAATAAGTGTGTATTTAAGTTTAGATTTGAGAGGATACCGCGCAGTTGATAAAGATTGTTAGCCGTCTTGTCGCGAACAAATTTTATACGGGGCATTTTACCCATAAGACGCAGTTGTGTGAGCTCATGTTGGAGTTGACTGCTATAGCGCCACAACTCTGTTTCGAGAGCACCTCCTTCTTGTTCATCTGTGCGGCCCAGCCAATATACATTGATATGGGAGAAGTCGCTTGAAATCTTCACACGGGTAACATGCAGGCCTAGTCCTACAATCGATTGGACTGCCGCTCCAGTGGATAACATGTCTGTGATTTTTGTCATGAACAACTTGTTTAAGACGGATATACGACGGGTGTTGTGCTTTTTGGTATACGGGGAAAAATTTCCAAATGAAGAGCCTTGAAATACAAAGCTCGGTTTCTGAATACCGCCACAACTGACAGCATTATTATTCTCCAAGGGATACCAGCGCTTCTTACTGCCCGTCAAGCGatttccaaacaatttttcaAGAATTTTGCTCTGTCGTATCACATTATCGGAGTGTGTGTAGGTGACTTTAGTTCGCATATACGGACGTTGAATCTGAGTTAAGACTCTTGCGATGGCATTTTGTGGCGGTAAATAAAATGAGCGTAACATTTAATATGTTATTTATTTCCTGCTCtgctaaatttaaatcttgAAAAACCGTATTATCTACATATAAATACACTGTATCTATATAATATTTAAGCAAAGTATATACATCACAATTAGCGATGAAACCAATATATCGTaagtaataaaatataaatgcaATACAATAAATTGTATACGGTACTCCCGTGAGTTTTTATAAGCTCACACTGACGACCATCTaccatccatttcggggatGATCCGTAAGGTTTTGCTGTTCCGAAAATTTCCCAGTTCCATCCATCTGGGATGTTAATGTAACGCACGTGTCTATGCGATATTTAGCCGATGGTTTTCAAATACTACCCTAAAAAACAATGATACAAAATAGGTCGCTCCTAGACATATTTCAAATCGTTCAAGACTAAAAcgactacaaaaaaaaaacagcaaacacgATACAAAATGGAGGACCCAGAAATTGGTGGTAATAAGTACACATGAAtgtatttgctttttttaTGATTGGTAGTTTGCAGCCaatatacaaacaaaaaatacacgCATGTCGAAATGGACTGTATAAATGGAAAATCTCGCAATAAACATTTGGCATAATACTGCTACGGAACTGCTGATAGAACTGCAGCTCTTGTATTATTTCTACAACCAAGGCGCCGCACTAAACATAACGGCTagtgtacatatatggattGCTTTATTATAGCCAATAACATAGCCAATTGAATAATTTAcaattgtttaaattttccaaattgAAGTGTGGGAATCGAGGTTTCACATCTGTCAAAAAATTCCACGACTCCCCCGTGATGTGATCAGTGTTCAGTGGAAGTGTTGCATTTGAAAACTATCAAACAAACATCGCATAGAAACCTGCGGCTAATAGCCTTTCTAACACAGCACATCTACAGGGAACGGTGGGATTTTTTGACAGATGCGAAACCTATAACAGAACAGCCGGATCGGAGCAACACTACTGTTGATTTTAAAAAATCGGTGGAAAGGATTATATAAGCCATTACAAAATTGCCCAAGCCGTacgaaataaaaattttttaaaacattGTTATCTTTCTGTACATACACTGTGCACACATACCTtagtgcttttgttgttgtatttttgttcattttgtcACAAACAATTCATACATTTTCGCATTTAATATctgttgagacaacgagctttttcgctgactatgattgttcaataatttcacgaattaataatttccgaaacgttataaattttattatagttATTTTGagtgttgagggtggccgaagatgccagagccttttacaatagtattagagtgatatacttggatgaggcaagcgagccgatctcgagccaaagtaatagattgggcACAAAAAAGGcctgttctccaactatatcaagcggtaactgctagagcaggcgcagctgctgacggcttagcgacggcataggaaggaaaataggaaaagataacaagagcgagcatagataaagacCAGATGAataaatgagagcatgttgctaagcgagcatagataaagctacgcttacgttacgttagtaTAATGacaaaaatggaaaggaaagtgaattgataggcaatagaacgatggtacaaaatttacactcgggcttcgcccgaacatactccccccgagGAAGGATCCATGCCTTTCACCTCATCTCGTAGAGGCAATAGACATAGTTTTGCAAGTGCTCTTCGGCTAACACCTGTAGCCTTTCTGATCAAGGCGTCTCAAGATACACCATCAGCTCCTGGGATGAGCTCGAGGATTCTCGCTAGAGGCCACTTCAGAGGAGGGAAGTTCTCGTCCTTAACAAGAACGACATCATTGACGTGAAGCTCAGGATTCCGGTTGCGCCACTTCGTTCTTTCTTGAAGACTGGTTAAATACGATTGGCGCCAGCGCCAGCTTTCTGCCAACGGTCCAAGCGATCGACGTTTAAATGAACCAAGTCCGGCTCCAAGAAGGTTGTGATGGAGGCGCCAACCAGAAAATGATTGGGCGTGAGTACATCGAGATCTGCAGGgttctctgaaagaggaaacaatgaccttgaattaatgattgcacagatattgcacgcgagagtgcgcagctcaAATCCAAGAAGCGAGGATCCAAGGGCACGTCGAAGATGATGCAGAGAGGAACGCAGACGTTGTAAGATCCTTCACAAGCTCgatgtgaaccgccttggtggAGAAGCATATAAAAATGCTCATGTAGCACTTTAGTGGGGGCCGGTTTCGAACTTCTGATTTATACAGGAACGGACCGCAATAGTCCACGCCGGTAACTAAAAATGCATGAAATTCGCTGACTCTGTCCACCGGAAGATCTGCCATTATTTGCTCAAGAGTTCGAGGCTTCACTCTAAAGCATTTGACACACTTTTGGATTACGTGTGCTACGGTCTTTCGGCCACCGATTGGCCAGTACGGTTGACGAATGATGGCTAAAAGCGACTGGGGTCCAGCGTGAAGGTGTTTTTCGTGTAAATGCCGTATCAGAGCAGAAGTGATGGAATGATTCTTGGGCAATATTATGGGATGCCGTGCTGCGAAGTGCAAGGTAGAGTTTTTAAGACTCCCTCCAACTCGAAGCAAACCGCAATCATCTAAAAATGGCGAAAGCGAGACGATCGAGCTTGAAGCCTTGATGTCCGTTCGCGTTTCCAGAAAGGGCTCTTATTTCAGTAGATAGACAAGATTGCTGAGTAAGACGAAGAAGCAGTTCGGTTCCCAAACGCAAGTCCTCCACAGTTATTCCAGACTTTCGTCgatgaatgaatttgcatacatacgcaaaaattcgttgcattttggggAAGGAATTTACAAACTTTGATTCTTCCACCAAATATCTTGACGCGCAGTTTGTAATTAGTATGGTTTTTCGTGCCTCCAAAACCGGCTCTGGAAGAGCAGGCGTACTTGGCCATTGATCCTTACTGGCTGTCAAGTATGTAGGTCCATACTTCCAAAGATGACAATTGATGAGCTCAGCTGGTAATGATCCTCGAGAAAGCATATCGGCAGGGTTTAAATCAGTTGGCACGTGCAGCCAAGACATTCCAGATGTGAGTTCTTGAATAACAGAAAGTCTATTAGCGACAAATACATTGAAGTTGGATGGTTGATTCTTGATCCAAGCCAAAACGACTGTGGAGTCACACCAGCTATAATAAGAGCAATTGAAGTTCATCAGAGACACTTCATGCATAAGCTGAGCGAGTAGCGCTGCACCACATAATTCCAACTTGGGTATTGTGATAGTCTTCAGTGGCGCTACACGAGATCTGGAAGATAGAAGATTTGCCTTGACTCCATTGTCGCCTTGCGAAACAGCGTAGATGCAAGCTCCATAAGCACTCATGCTGGCATCACAAAATCCATGCATTTCAAGGTTGCTGCTTCGAAGGAACGATAGGCGCgggaaagaaatttgttgGATAGAgtcaaactgctgaatgaagttgatccaagttgtgcgtaaggagactggcagactttcatcccagtgaagcttttctttccacagctgctgtagaaatatttttgctttcgtaATTACTGGCCCTATAAGTCCGAGTGGATCATAAAATCGTGCAATAGTTGACAATACAACTCGCTTAGTTGGTTTCGAAGGGACTTGATtgggacagaatgaaaataatagctcATCCGAAGTGGGATTCCATGCTGTAAGGAAACGATCCTGGGCTGGGGTACATATCTCAGTCTACTCCAGGGTCGAAAttacagcaatatttataatttgcattgtttaagtGCGTCACCTTTGACAGGGGACATGTGATTCAAATGGACGtattcctttataaatgcgGAGTATTGGGCCTTGAGAAGTGGGTTGCGAACCAACTTGCGCTCTAGATTGAGGAATCTGCGATAGGCTTGTTGATAAGAATCTCCAAGAAGACTGTCACTCAGTTTTAAAGGCAATTGAACGGAGTACTCGCCACTTGGAAGCCGACCGCAatgttttttgaaatgttcctcgcaagcaatttcctcctttgttgcttctgtagcGGGACCGTGGCAGTTTTCCACTTCCCAGAACCTTCGCACTAGCTCATCCAAACCAACGGTAGGCGTTTGACTCAATTCCGTCGAACTAGGGGCGGCTAGGAGCACTGAGCTGTGGGAGTAATGACCTCCACCTGTGACAACCCAGCCGAGAcgggttttttgtattataggaAGTCCCCTCTCCAATTTGATCTGTCCAACGCATAAAATATCGTAAAATAAGCTGGCTCCAATAAGTACATCGATGCGTTGAGATTTGTTGAAGTGTGGGTCAGCAAGGCTGATATTGGatggcatttcccatttggataCATCAAATGAAGAAGCAGGTTGGTTTCCTGTAATACGTGGAGCAACGAGAGCTGTGAGACTCGTGAAGTAATCGGAAGTCCTGGATTGAATGAGCAAATTAACTGAACCTTCCGTGTGAAATGCAGAATCAGCGCCGATACCGGATACTGATACCGACCCTTTGGCTCGTTTCAGCTGAAGCTTCTGAGCAAAGCGAgaggttattaaattaatctgaGAGCCTGAATCCAGAAGAGCCCGGCAAGGAAGAAGATCACCAAATCGACTCTTTATCATAATGACTGTCGTGGCTAGAAGCACTATGTCTGAGCTAAGATTCTGAGCAGGAGGCGAGCATGGTGATAAAGCGGCTACAAGAGAACTTGAAAGATTGGGGCCTGAGCATGAGTCTGTCTGGTACCCATCGACCTAAGCGCTCTCATGTGAGAATGAAGCTTGTCCGATAAGGTACGTAGCTTTGTAGTTGACCCATCTTCAACCTTCTCagcgacgtgtgcctgaaagattAAACGTTTATTATTTAAACGATTGTTTAACATGTCCAATGAAATATCATAATTGCTCTCCGATACTTCCAAAGAGCGAACAGCCTCCAGGGCACGTCCATCCAAACATGAGCGCAGGTGCTGGAACTTCTCAATCTTTGATAGAAAGGGCTCCTGATCTATTACTGTGCTAAACATCGAGTAAAAGTCTGCCCACTCAGTAAAACCTCCACGGAAAGTGGGAAGTTTAATGTCAGGAATATGATATCGTGACCGTACATTTCCGGAGGCAGTAACGTTGAGCTCGGATCGTATCGTTGAGTGATGCGGCATGTTCTGGGTAGTCCTGCGGAGTGCTGAGCGAATACGAACTTCGATTTCCATCGCCAAATCCTCAAAATTGTTGCTTAAGTCGCTGCCAATTTCGCTTACATCAAGCTCTTCTAAATTAGAATGAGTAACATTAAATGAGTCGGAcattttttccaagaattttaaatgaacacTTAGCGCATCTTTACTGATTGGGTTGTTTTCATCATTCAATATCGTCTCTCGAAGTGAAACGgcttttttgtatattgagagtgcctttagtttgtaaaaagacaccctgttcTCCGGCAAGTCATTGGACTCATCCACAAAGAAGAATCGAAGAACCaaccgtttgatttttttttggtatgcaagCGCAGCGAACCCGAAGCAAGCGCGCGACGAAATGGGAACTAACCGCTTCGCGTTCGAACAGTTATGTTTAGTGGATAATTTTCACTGTTTATAACTgtttatttccaaattgttatTGACGATCACGTCGGAGTCACGTTGAGACAccgagctttttcgctgactatgattgttcaataatttcacgaattaataatttccgaaacgttataaattttattatagttATTTTGAGTGTTGAGGGTGGCCaaagatgccagagccttttacaatagtattagagtgatatacttggatgaggcaagcgagccgaaCTCCAGgcaaagtaatagattggggacaaaaaaggtctgttctccaactatatcaagcggtaactgctagagcaggcccagctgctgacggcttagcgacggcatagacaggaaaataggaaaagataacaagagcgagcatagataaagacTAGATGAataaatgagagcatgttgctgagcgagcatagataaagccacgcttacgttacgttagtaTAATGacaaaaatggaaaggaaagtgaattgataggcaatagaacgatggtacaaaatttacactcgAGATACACCATCAGCTCCTGGGATGAGCTCGAGGATTCTCGCTAGAGGCCACTTCAGAGGAGGGAAGTTCTCGTCCTTAACAAGAACGACATCATTGACGTGAAGCTCAGGATTCCGGTTGCGCCACTTCGTTCTTTCTTGAAGACTGGTTAAATACGATTGGCGCCAGCGCCAGCTTTCTGCCAACGGTCCAAGCGATCGACGTTTAAATGAACCAAGTCCGGCTCCAAGAAGGTTGTGATGGAGGCGCCAACCAGAAAATGGTTGGGCGTGAGTACATCGAGATCTGCAGGgttctctgaaagaggaaacaatgaccttgaattaatgattgcacagatattgcacgcgagagtgcgcagctcaAATCCAAGAAGTGAGGATCCAAGGGCACGTCGAAGATGATGTTTAACAAGCTTGACTGACGCCTCCCACAATCCTCCAAAATGTGGCGATCTAGGAGGAATGAAACGCCAAACGATTCAATTGGCGAGACAAGCTTGATGCACGGCTTCTTGATGACTGTCGCTTAGGAATAGCGACTTAAGTTCCGCCAGTTCGTTCCGCGctccaacaaaatttgtggcattatctGACCAAATACGAATCGGTCTTCCACGGGTGCAAATGAAACGGCGAAAAGCAGAGAGGAACGCAGACGTTGTAAGATCCTTCACAAGCTCgatgtgaaccgccttggtggAGAAGCATATAAAAATGCTCATGTAGCACTTTAGTGGGGGCCGGTTTCGAACTTCTGATTTATACAGGAACGGACCGCAATAGTCCACGCCGGTAACTAAAAATGCATGAAATTCGCTGACTCTGTCCACCGGAAGATCTGCCATTATTTGCTCAAGAGTTCGAGGCTTCACTCTAAAGCATTTGACACACTTTTGGATTACGTGTGCTACGGTCTTTCGGCCACCGATTGGCCAGTACGGTTGACGAATGATGGCTAAAAGCGACTGGGGTCCAGCGTGAAGGTGTTTTTCGTGTAAATGCCGTATCAGAGCAGAAGTGATGGAATGATTCTTGGGCAATATTATGGGATGCCGTGCTGCGAAGTGCAAGGTAGAGTTTTTAAGACTCCCTCCAACTCGAAGCAAACCGCAATCATCTAAAAATGGCGAAAGCGAGACGATCGAGCTTGAAGCCTTGATGTCCGTTCGCGTTTCCAGAAAGGGCTCTTATTTCAGTAGATAGACAAGATTGCTGAGTAAGACGAAGAAGCAGTTCGGTTCCCAAACGCAAGTCCTCCACAGTTATTCCAGACTTTCGTCGATaaatgaatttgcatacatacgcaaaaattcgttgcattttggggAAGGAATTTACAAACTTTGATTCTTCCACCAAATATCTTGACGCGCAGTTTGTAATTAGTATGGTTTTTCGTGCCTCCAAAACCGGCTCTGGAAGAGCAGGCGTACTTGGCCATTGATCCTTACTGGCTGTCAAGTATGTAGGTCCATACTTCCAAAGATGACAATTGATGAGCTCAGCTGGTAATGATCCTCGAGAAAGCATATCGGCAGGGTTTAAATCAGTTGGCACGTGCACCACATAATTCCAACTTGGGTATTGTGATAGTCTTCAGTGACGCTACACGAGGTCTGGAAGATAGAAGATTTGCCTTCACTCCATTGTCGCCTTGCGAAACAGCGTATATGCAAGCTCCATAAGCACTCATGCTGGCATCACAAAATCCTTGCATTTCAAGATTGCTGCTTCGAAGGAACAATAGGCGCgggaaagaaatttgttgcataaagtcaaactgctgaatgaagttgatccaagttgtgcgtaaggagactggcagactttcatcccaatgaagcttttctttccacagctgctgtagaaatatttttgctttcgtaATTACTGGCCCTATAAGTCCGAGTGGATCATAAAATCGTGCAATAGTTGACAATACAACTCGCTTAGTTGGTTT
The sequence above is a segment of the Drosophila pseudoobscura strain MV-25-SWS-2005 chromosome X, UCI_Dpse_MV25, whole genome shotgun sequence genome. Coding sequences within it:
- the RpLP2 gene encoding 60S acidic ribosomal protein P2 codes for the protein MRYVAAYLLAVIGGKEAPANADLEKILSSVGIEVDTERLSKVIKELDGKSIEDLIKEGREKLSSMPVGGGAVSAAPSAGTPAAPAGGDKKEASKDEKKEDSESEDDDMGFALFE
- the LOC4811756 gene encoding uncharacterized protein; the encoded protein is MLRSFYLPPQNAIARVLTQIQRPYMRTKVTYTHSDNVIRQSKILEKLFGNRLTGSKKRWYPLENNNAVSCGGIQKPSFVFQGSSFGNFSPYTKKHNTRRISVLNKLFMTKITDMLSTGAAVQSIVGLGLHVTRVKISSDFSHINVYWLGRTDEQEGGALETELWRYSSQLQHELTQLRLMGKMPRIKFVRDKTANNLYQLRGILSNLNLNTHLLTRKCMDYSARQKVLSTYMPWPKMRQNVLELNHTRIVDKIICKMRKLKEAWVDHLQY